In Oryza brachyantha chromosome 2, ObraRS2, whole genome shotgun sequence, a single window of DNA contains:
- the LOC102703013 gene encoding splicing factor 3B subunit 2, which produces MAAAAEVDAAPDLPNGSSAAEKKKSRESDRRRRRRKQKKNKAASNAADADAAGDEEEKPDVKPQVEVEVEYVPEQADLDDGLLADFKSIFEKFTFKDSSAADEDDEKKDEAGTDAAKKAAGSDSDDDEQGTLQKKEGGISNKQKKLQRRMKIAELKQICNRPDVVEVWDATATDPKLLVYLKSYRNTVPVPRHWCQKRKFLQGKRGIEKQPFQLPDFIAATGIEKIRQAYIEKEDSKKLKQKQRERMQPKMGKMDIDYQVLHDAFFKYQTKPKLTSHGDLYYEGKEFEVKLREMKPGMLSRELKEALGMPDGAPPPWLINMQRYGPPPSYPQLKIPGLNAPIPPGASFGYRPGEWGKPPVDEHGRPLYGDVFGVLQQDEPNYDEEPVDRSKHWGDLEEEEEEEEEEEEEEEEEPMEDEEMEEGMQSVDTISSTPTGVETPDVIDLRKLQRKEPERQTEKQLYQVLEQKEERIAPGTLYGSSHTYVVGAQDKAGPKRVDLLKNQKSDKVDVTIQPEELEVMDDVLAAKYEEAREEEKLRNQKEDFSDMVAENASKRKRKQEKDGKSKKKDFKF; this is translated from the exons atggccgccgccgccgaggtcgaCGCGGCCCCCGACCTCCCCAACggatcctccgccgccgaaAAGAAGAAGTCGCGCGAGAgcgaccgccgccggcgccgccgcaagcagaagaagaacaaggCCGCCTCCAACGCCGCAGATGCCGATGCGGCcggggacgaggaggagaagccTGATGTCAAACCCCAG GTGGAGGTTGAAGTGGAGTACGTGCCGGAGCAGGCCGACCTGGACGACGGCCTTCTCGCCGACTTCAAGAGCATCTTCGAAAAATTCACCTTCAAGGACTCCTCTGCTGCCGACGAG GACGATGAGAAGAAAGATGAGGCTGGCACTGATGCAGCAAAGAAGGCTGCAGGATCTGACTCGGATGATGATGAGCAAGGCACACTGCAGAAGAAGGAAGGGGGCATATCCAACAAGCAAAAGAAG CTACAAAGGAGGATGAAGATTGCAGAATTGAAACAGATATGCAATAGACCTGATGTTGTCGAG GTCTGGGATGCAACGGCAACGGATCCCAAGTTACTTGTCTATCTGAAGTCCTACAGGAACACTGTACCTGTCCCGAGGCATTGGTGTCAAAAGCGGAAATTCTTGCAG GGTAAGCGAGGCATTGAGAAGCAACCTTTCCAACTCCCTGACTTCATCGCTGCAACTGGAATAGAAAAGATAAGACAG GCATATATTGAGAAGGAGGAtagtaaaaaattgaaacaaaaGCAGCGGGAGCGTATGCAACCAAAAATGGGGAAGATGGATATAGACTATCAG GTCTTGCATGACGCCTTcttcaaatatcaaacaaaGCCAAAATTGACTAGTCATGGTGACCTTTATTACGAAGGGAAAGAATTTGAG GTCAAGCTTAGGGAAATGAAGCCAGGTATGCTGTCCCGAGAACTTAAAGAGGCCCTTGGTATGCCTGATGGCGCACCACCTCCATGGCTTATAAACATGCag AGATATGGTCCTCCACCCTCTTATCCTCAGCTGAAGATTCCTGGCTTAAATGCTCCAATTCCTCCTGGTGCTAGTTTCGGATATCGGCCTGGGGAATGGGGGAAACCTCCTGTTGATGAG CATGGACGCCCCTTGTATGGAGATGTTTTTGGAGTCCTACAGCAGGATGAACCTAATTATGat GAGGAGCCTGTTGATCGCAGCAAGCACTGGGGAGacttggaggaagaagaggaggaggaagaagaggaggaggaggaagaggaagaagaaccaATGGAGGATGAAGAAATGGAAGAAGGCATGCAATCTGTTGACACCATCTCAAG CACTCCAACTGGTGTGGAAACACCTGATGTGATTGATCTTCGGAAGCTGCAAAGGAAAGAGCCTGAAAGGCAGACCGAGAAGCAACTGTACCAG GTTCTTGagcaaaaagaagaaagaattgCCCCTGGGACGCTCTACGGATCAAGCCATAC GTATGTGGTTGGTGCACAGGATAAGGCTGGTCCTAAAAGG GTGGATCTTCTCAAGAACCAGAAGTCTGATAAGGTGGATGTCACCATACAACCTGAGGAGCTGGAAGTTATGGATGATGTTTTGGCAGCCAA GTACGAAGAAGCGCGGGAGGAAGAAAAGCTGCGGAACCAGAAGGAAGATTTTAGTGACATGGTGGCGGAG AACGCAagcaagaggaagaggaagcagGAGAAGGATGGGAAATCAAAGAAGAAAGACTTCAAGTTCTAG
- the LOC102703286 gene encoding uncharacterized protein LOC102703286: MEKEKNDNLEVFLQAATPHLRWRSASIFMVDECFQAPSNVWQLDSKKDEVDYFTLQDLWEHYAESSVYGLAVPARLESGNTTITQHFVPYLSALQLYTTKPLLASSRGSMASETDSWSDGSTGDKLSRSWDAALSDDDYSSQHSSSSLSAKQDGRLNFQYIEWSSPYERVPLADKVAELAQRYPCLTSLNSAQLSPSSWMSVAWYPIYHIPANRNLKGSSACFLTYHSLSSVFQDNVSGSSSRSAGVSPFGLATYRAEGELWASARSSHLYWAASSWLKQLRAYHPDFIFFTSHRPSAFLPPRLL, encoded by the exons atggagaaggagaagaatgACAATCTTGAGGTCTTCCTCCAGGCTGCCACTCCACACCTGCGCTGGCGCTCCGCCTCCATCTTCATGGTTGAT GAATGTTTCCAAGCACCCAGCAATGTTTGGCAGCTTGACAGCAAGAAAGACGAGGTCGACTACTTCACCCTCCAGGATCTCTGGGAGCATTACGCCGAAAGCAGCGTGTATGGCCTTGCTGTTCCTGCCCGTCTTGAATCTGGCAACACCACCATCACCCAGCATTTTGTTCCCTACTTATCTGCTCTTCAGTTATACACCACCAAGCCTCTTCTTGCTTCCTCCAG AGGCAGTATGGCGAGCGAGACTGATTCCTGGAGTGATGGTAGTACGGGCGACAAGTTATCTAGGTCATGGGATGCTGCTTTGTCTGATGACGACTACTCAAGCCAGCATAGCTCCAGTTCATTATCTGCAAAGCAAGATGGACGCCTGAATTTTCAGTACATCGAGTGGAGCTCCCCCTACGAGAGAGTTCCACTAGCAGATAAG GTGGCAGAGCTGGCTCAACGCTATCCATGCTTGACTTCACTCAACAGTGCACAACTTTCACCCTCAAGCTGGATGTCTGTAGCATG GTACCCCATTTATCATATCCCTGCTAATAGAAACCTCAAGGGGTCATCTGCATGTTTTCTGACATACCATTCCCTCTCATCAGTTTTCCAAG ACAATGTtagtggcagcagcagcaggagtgCTGGTGTTTCGCCGTTTGGGTTGGCGACGTACAGAGCGGAAGGGGAGCTATGGGCATCGGCGAGGAGCTCTCACCTCTACTGGGCAGCGTCTTCTTGGCTCAAGCAACTGCGAGCCTACCATCCCGACTTCATCTTCTTCACATCTCACCGGCCATCTGCGTTCTTACCCCCACGCTTACTCTGA